In Lolium rigidum isolate FL_2022 chromosome 3, APGP_CSIRO_Lrig_0.1, whole genome shotgun sequence, the genomic window GCTTGTCTAAATAATTTGAGGCGATGCACAGGACAATAAAGAACATTGGGCATCAAGTATGTCAATGTAGAACTGCTTACCAATGTCAGTAAATCCCGCTCTGGTTTAGGCCTTGATGCATCATAAATGCTTCTCCCAGTGATCAGTTCCAACAGAAGAACACCGAAGCTATATATGTCAGATTTCAGGGTAAGCTTCCCAGTCACCGCATAATCAGGGGCGCAGTATCCAAAGGTACCCATAACCCTGGTAGAGACGTGAGTTCTGTCACCAACAGGTCCAACTTTTGCGAGTCCAAAATCAGAAAGCTTTGGATTGAAATCCTCATCCAAAAGAATATTGGCAGCTTTCATATCGCGATAAATGATCGGTGGATCTGCCACATTGTGCAAATACCATAGCCCGTCTGCTACTCCAACAGCTATCTTCACACGAGTATTCCAGTCAAGTGGCTGCTTACTAACAGGCACATCTATTCAAAGGTAAAAATTATATCAGTTGAATGAAGTGCACAGGGATAATGTCGACCAGACACTTGTATAAGGCCGATGACAATGATTCATTTAGTACAAAAATAACTAAGCTGGTGTAGCATTAAACAATGGACCCGCAACGTATCAAGAGTAGTGACACAAGGCGCAGCTCGAAAAAGTTTGCACACAATTGTCAAATTGAGTTACAACGTCCTATGCTTAGTAATAGCTTGGCACTGAAACAGATTATGTGTGTGGGAAAATAAAAGAACTTTGCAGAAAAATTTCAGTTGGTTCACATCATGCCCATCACCTAGTACTGCTATCATCATGGACAGCATGTGATGTTCAGGAATGAGACAAAGCACGAGGACCTGAGAGCTTCAATAATTTCCGTGGGGACAATTTTGGCTAGCCTTAGGCATTATGTACTCAACAATTTGGCATTTAGGAAAATGGTCAATTAGCGTGGCTTTTGTGGCAAGGAACTAAACTAACCGAGTATGACAACATTTCTGTGCTGATCGGTGGAAACCTGGAACTGGTTTATTTTGTAACTTGGAGCATACAGAAAATGGAAGGTCCACACTAAACCAAGTAAACTAAAATGAATTACTCGACCAACATGGACTGGCACCAGAGTGGACTTTTAATTAAGGAGAGACACGAGGCGCCCTCTGTGAAGCAGAGGGCTCGAACGAGGGCGGCGCGCATGAGGCACCCCCTGCGAAACACAGGGCTCGAACGCGGGTGGTGGGCTGGCCGCGCATATGGGCGCACGCCTCTAGCCACCTGGCTGACAACCAGTTATCAGTACCAAGACTAAGTAATCAAGTTAATAGTATTCCCCAACTTCCTAACTATACCAATACTTCAATTCAATTGAGTGTTGGATATGAACATCGATGACCACAATAAAAACTATATTGTCCCCTGACAATGGTCCCTCAAAACTTATTCAGTCCTTAAAAGAAAAGGAACCATGAAGTACAAGATAATGGCACAATATATAAGGAGAATACAAAGTATATTGCTTTCTGGATTGTCTCATGTCTCTTGATTAGTTGGTTTTTATCCCCTCAATATCGCAAGTTTCTTACCTCCAAACAAAATATTTACTTGTTACTAAAATAAAAAAGTTTAGCCTACATTCTTCCTTAGATCCCTTTTTTACTCCGATAGTATTGCGGATCACAATCGATGCAAAGGAAATGCAACAGGAGAGAACCTCTTGCCCCGTCATTCGCAGAAAAATATAACGTACACATATACTATACTCTGACCATTTTCAACTTTGACTTCCTTAAATATGATATCAAGATTGCAATCCAATTATGGGGACAAAATAGCCACCCTATTGTTTCTTCAAAGATTTTGTGGAAATAAAAACTTCAATATATAACAAAATAAATAGCATCCTGAATTCTAGTAAACAAAAaataagaacagtaaaaacagaaaTCCACATGAACTACGTGAATGCACTTCATCGTAAGAATTTCAATATTTTTTAAGGTTTAAGTTTAGGTACTCAGATGCTTTTACTATGGTGGCCATACTGCACTTCATATTGATACTACACAAAAAAAACCTTTTAACAACTGAGAAATCCCGATCAAAATACGTTATGTTTCATACTGAAAGGAATCAACCACCCTGATGCTGAAGAAGCGAAAATCAAAATAAATTCTCGAATGGTTGTACCGGACAAGAAGAATCTTGCAATAGTTGAAGTATGACCATCTATTTCGTTTGGTAATAGTAACTATACATGTTATTCCACCATTATAGGTAGCTACTATAGCAGAAAGTAATGTCGTAATACTGCTATAGAGGCCTCAAACAACTAACAGCAGAAACGCCATAGCAGAAAGTAACTACACATGCTATTCCCAAAAGACAAATGAAAAAGACAACATAGGACTTTCGCCTAATCACTTTTTCTTGGATACAAATGTTGATTTTGCCATACAttttataaaaaatcatattGAGTTACCAGCAATCTtcaatttattttctcttttataTTCGTAAACTGGTATTTAGTGTTTATTTACTGAAAGAAAGACATAAAACGTAACAAACTGAGCTCTTCTAATCTTTTGAGAAATCGGATTACTTGTTTATCACAGGCATAATAAGGCACAAATTAAATGTAAAAGTCGAAACATTTCAACGATGGCTGCTAGAGCAGAGACAGATTCATATAAACTCCGTAACAGGACTACGGCGCACAGACGAAATAGACCAAACAGACAGCATGTCTGAAATCTGAGAAGAACTCACCAAACAGATGGCTCTCGAGACTGCCGAAAGGCATGTACTCGTATACGAGAAGCCTCTCGTCCCCCTGCGCGCAGAAGCCGACGAGGCTGACGAGGTTGGGATGGCTGAGCATGGTGAGCAGCAGCACCTCCACCAGGAACTCGGCGCTCCCCTGCAGGCTCTCCCGGCCGAGCTGCTTCACCGCCACCACCTGCGTGTCGGAAACGCCCTGTAACAAGAAGGAAAAATCAATCGAATAATCTTCCACTGAAAATTGCAGAGGAACAGGAGGAGCAGAGTTAGGGATATGGATTGCGGGACTGGCCTGCGCGTTGGTCCTGGAGATCTTGCCCTTGTACACCTTGCCGAAGCCGCCTTGGCCGATGAAGTTGGCCTGGTTGAAGTACCCGGTGGCCACGAGCAGATCCTTGAAGGTGAAGCTGTGCGCGCAGCCGTTCCCCACGTCCGGCGC contains:
- the LOC124701314 gene encoding probable serine/threonine-protein kinase PBL21, whose translation is MGCFGCFGPRAGGGSAARKPSRLVNHCTDDSSVVDARRKVAPDVGNGCAHSFTFKDLLVATGYFNQANFIGQGGFGKVYKGKISRTNAQGVSDTQVVAVKQLGRESLQGSAEFLVEVLLLTMLSHPNLVSLVGFCAQGDERLLVYEYMPFGSLESHLFDVPVSKQPLDWNTRVKIAVGVADGLWYLHNVADPPIIYRDMKAANILLDEDFNPKLSDFGLAKVGPVGDRTHVSTRVMGTFGYCAPDYAVTGKLTLKSDIYSFGVLLLELITGRSIYDASRPKPERDLLTLARPCMLNKRKYHRLADPALQGAYPPLAFNQLVVISSMCLQEQPQFRPIINDIVVGLNHIASQPYVSSMSSPAYCGSPQFDRTPSRRRGGRRAAQYSS